In Phycisphaerae bacterium, the genomic stretch CGGTTCCCGCGGCGAGTTCCGAGACCCACCAGTAGCCCTTGCCGCGGTTGGCCGAGCGGGTTACCTCCAGATTTGTCACGTGTTGTGAGAATAGCCGCACCTGTTCGTGCGCCGGCTGGTAGAGCAGTTCGTGCGTGGACGTGCCGAGAAAATCGACCTTGGCCGCCACCAGCCAGTCGTCGTGGACGGCTGGGCCGTTGGAGTTCAGGGTTCCCGAGTGGGTGTGGACGATCACCGGGTGTGCCGCGTCCCGCGATTTGGCCAGCCCGTGCAGCCATCCCGCCCGGTCGGCCAGGCGATCGGCCAGAAAGCGGCAGTAGGCCAGGTAGGCCTGGCCCTCCAGTGGTTTGGTGTAGGGCGGCTCGACCTCGTCGAATCCGCCGTAGTTTTCTCCAAACGTCTCATTGAGTTCCTCGATCGACTGGAAACGATGGGCCAGCCAGTCGCGGTAGGCCGCAGCGGTGTGCTCGCAGGCGCAGGCGGCGATATCGACTTCCTGAAAAACGTCCCAGCAGACCAGGGCTGGGTGCGACCGGTAGCGTTCGACGATCGCCGTCACGAACCGCTCGACCGCGTTTCGCAGCTCCGGATGGTCCCAGCAGCAGGCGTTTCGCCAGACCCCGCCGAACCACCGGGCCACAGGGCGTTCGCGGCGGTCCAGTTCCACGATCTTCGGGTTGTGCGCCCGGAACACGCAGTCCGGCACCGACTCGAACGGCAGCGTCATCAGTAGTTTCAGGCCCGCCCGCTGCGCCTCGTCCAGAAGGCCATCCGTCGTTTCCCAGCGGTACTGGCCGCTACGGACCTCAATCTGGCTCCAGACCGCTTCGATCTTGACCGTATTGATCCCGATCTCGCGCATCCGCGCGAAGTCGCCCGGCCATTCCCGGCTGGGCGGGATCACCCGGAAATACTGCGCACCGAACATAAACCGTTCGAACATCGGGAGTTACTCCTGGTTGTTTCGCGGCTGGGGAACGTCTCGTCCGCTCTGGCGAGCAGTATCCGGATCTGGTGAAAACAGCTTGCGGCAGTGCGGATACATCCGCGGCGAGCGGTAGAGGTGTTCGCGGAGCATGGCGTTGATGACATCGAACGCCTTGCCCGCCGAGATCGGGTCGTGGACCTTGCCGATCAGGTAGTACCAGGCGCGGTTCTCGATGCCGATCTTGTCCACCACCGCCGGCTCGCAGTCGCGGCAGAGCAGTCCGCCCCCGGACGGGGTGAAGAACAGCCGGTCGGTCGGGCCCATCACCCGCGAGCAGTTGACGCAGCGCTGGAGCTGCGGCTCGTACCCAGCCCAGGAGAGGACCTTGGTGGCGGATCGGACCAGCAGCGTGCCGAGTTCCCGCCGCGATTCGGTTCGGGCCACTTCCTCCAGCGAGCGGGTGAGCAGATCGAAGAGTTCCTCAGCGGGGGCCAGCTCCTTGGTGGCCAGATTGATGATCTCAGCGATGTAGAGGCTGACGTTCAGCTTGTCCAGGTCGGCGCGGAGTTGTGGAAGGGGACGATCGGCGGCGAACGTGGTGAGCAGGCCCATGCCTTCCGGGTGGATGATCAGCGTGGCCTGGCCGGAGTCCAGCAGGTCGATGGCCAGCGGACTCTTGGGCCGCCGGGCGCCCTTGGCCAGCACCGAGACCTTACCGTAAACCCGGCACAGGAGCACCAGCACCAGCGAGCTTTCGGAGAAATCCCGCCGGGCCAGACAAATCGCCCGGTCCTGAACCTGCTTTTTTCCCGATGCGCCCGGCATCGAAACACCCTCATCTGGTCGCCGGATGCATAGAATATAGCGGTCCGGCGCGATTTGCCACCCCGCGTTTCGGATCGCCCGGCGGGCGGCCCAGCCGTCGCCGGCAGTGCGTACGACAAAACGGTAAGCCGCCCGAGCCATCACCGCCAGGAGCCGACCGGTTGAACGATCCCGAGAGCCTCATGAGACGGCGAGTAAAAAAACGCAACGAATCCGCGCGAACTTTTACCGCGGCGGTTGACCGGAAGGAATAGAATTATATGGTACCATTAAACAGGAGCCGGTAACACTTCGGGGCACGCATCGCCGCAGGAGCGTAAGTTGTTGATCGGCAAATAGATCTGCAGAACGACCAGGCCGTTGTTTTCGCTACGGTTCCAGCATTGAAAACCCACAATCAGCAACTAAAGAAGGTGCCAGTTCCGCGTCATTCGGAGCGGAATCTCCCGGAATCGGCGGCCGGGCATTTGCCCGCCCATTTTTTTGGATGTATACTTATAGGGCTTCACGGGCGCCACACCGAAGCGCGGTGCACTGAAATCCTTTACCAGCAAGAGCTTGCAACACTCTAGCTCAGTACGGCTGATGGAGCCATCGTTGAGCGGACA encodes the following:
- the recO gene encoding DNA repair protein RecO — its product is MPGASGKKQVQDRAICLARRDFSESSLVLVLLCRVYGKVSVLAKGARRPKSPLAIDLLDSGQATLIIHPEGMGLLTTFAADRPLPQLRADLDKLNVSLYIAEIINLATKELAPAEELFDLLTRSLEEVARTESRRELGTLLVRSATKVLSWAGYEPQLQRCVNCSRVMGPTDRLFFTPSGGGLLCRDCEPAVVDKIGIENRAWYYLIGKVHDPISAGKAFDVINAMLREHLYRSPRMYPHCRKLFSPDPDTARQSGRDVPQPRNNQE